TaccccacaagtgcaaagacatgcgctataggtgatttgggtaagctaatttgcccgtagtgtttgtgtgtgaatgagtgtgtatggttttcccagtgatgggttgcagctggaagggcatctgctgcataaaacatatgctggataagttagcggttcattccactgtggcagccccagattaaaaaaagggtttaagccgaaataaaatgaattaatgaatgaatgaacgtaaaacaattaagttttcccccaAAAGACTTGAGAATTAAATATACagtttgaataaacagcaaacattattttttgactGTAGTATCGGTCCGTTTAGCAATATACTGAAAactgaaatgtgtgatgttttgcgaaatacagtatatgctaaaatatggaacaaaataaaagggaattattattatcataaggtGTATTCTGAGAAATCTGAAATgctatacatttgtttatttatttgggaGGCTTTTAAGAGTATCAAGAGAGCAGTATAAAGAGAGTCAGTGAGTGTTGTGGTGCGGGTCAAACTGTGTCAACTCCAGTTAAGCACAGATGAGCGCACAGAAACGGACCCACGTGTTCAAGAGCTCACAGATCTTTTCAagctctgctgttcaaaactcttttaaatctgattcagtgattcattgtTCAAATGGATGCCAAAATTGAATTGAACTCTTATTAGGTGCCAACAGTGATGAAAGTAACGCAATAtgacttttctaagtaatgagtaaagtaaagcATTCCTTAAAAAAATCAGATCataatatttaagttacttttcagttgaattgtttagcttttttggtgacacaggtggctcagtggtctcgcctcacagcaagaaggttgctggttcgagtcccagctgggtcagttggcatttctgtgtggagtttgcatgttttccccgtgttggcgtgggttaaaaaaacctttattttaatttcacaggacctttaaacaaGCGGGAAAATTCCTTTCTTCTGATTTCTCAAAACTATTAGGCACTTTAACTTTTTTGTCATGAAATTTTTTAAGCATTTATGTGTTTTCTAAAAACCTGTTTTTTATCTCCTTCCATATCTTTCAATTTATGCAACATCTTTAAACAGTTATTGATGAATCAAAACACCCTTAATGAAAGGACAAATTAGACTTACCAAAGTAGATGAGGCTGTATCTCTGCAATGCATCATCAGAGGACCAAACttgatttgtgtgtgttatgATCTCATAACAGAGCTTACTATTAAGGGCCTTTCTATCAtggataaaaaatgtaataacaattaTATCAGGAAAATCCTGACTGCAGATAAAAGTGTTCCTCCAATAGCAATGGTTAAATGGAAACAAGTATTCCCTTCATTCTTCTTTTCCCCAAAAATCTGGACAGatattacaaaatacataatTCCTAATACAGTAAaagaaactaattttaaaatattacatagatACTATCCATGCAATGGTTTTATTAGTAAGTTTAAGGAAGGTTTTTCACCCGGAAacaattcttcatttatttttcagttgcaGTTACACAAAACGGTTTTGGTCCCAAGTTTCCTTACTTCTTTTAGAAGTGTTTTATAAATTTATCAATATAACTGATATAatggttttatttatggattGCAACTCTGGATTATTGGAAATGGACAAAATAACAgcaattcttattttatttggaaagtatcacatccacaaaacaaaatgtatgctgACTGTACCAAATTGTAAACTATTCTTCATTGATCTAAAATTTTTTTATGATTCACTCACTTCTATACAGAGTAATACCAAAGCTATTAAGACATCCCAACTgctgaaaaaaatacttaatgtcCATGATTAATTTCTGTTGTTAATTCCCTTGTATACTGTTTTATGTATAATCCTGTACTCCCCtgtttaatcaataaaaaaaatatatatatatatctcataacAACCATGACCTAAGGTTTCGGCACAGCACTATCTGGTGGTCAGGAGGTATGAAAATTGACTATTTTGCCCACAAAAACCTGAACAGTAGGTGAcacattggctcagtggttagcactgttgcctcacagcaagaagatcactggtttaagtcctggctggaccacttggcatttctgtgtggagtctgtatgttctccccgtgttggcgtgggtttgcttcaggtgctccgatttccatcacagtccaaacacatgcgctataggtgaattcattcattttcttttcggcttaatccctttattaatctggggtcgccacagcggaatgaaccgccaatttagcttacccaattcacctactgtatagcgcatgtctttggactgtgggggaaaccggtgcacccagaggaaacccacgccaacacggggagaacatgcaaactccacacagaaatgccaactgacctcgCACTGCGCTGCGGCTGCCCTTatagatgaactgaataaactaaattggctgtagtgtatgtgtgtgaatgagtgtgtatggatgtttcccagtgatgggttgcagctggaagggcatccgctgtgtaaaacatatgctggataagtcagtggttcattccactgtggcaacccctgatggataagggactaagccgaaggaaaatgaatgaatgaatgaatgaatgaatgaacgaatctgaacagtaatatatgtaataagtaagtaaataaataaataacaagaccTCTTAAAATTCGGAGTGGCAAACCATGTTGAACAGCCATTTTGGCCATCGGATATTTTGAGTTTTGTTGCTATAGATGTTAGTTAAACCATAAACAGTTAAACCACATAATTAAAATGACTAGTAATGGCATTGTGAAATATCTATAGGCCTACCATTAAATGATCTGATCCTTTCTCCATATTTACCTCCTCACTCCTCATGTGCTTAATTGACCCCTTAATTTATCCATGCCACTCATAGCCTACACCTTGTATACTCAATGAAATCCATAATGGTACAGTGACATATATCAAAGActacaaataatataatgaattaaaaaaagacaaaaaacatcGAAGCTAAACTAAAAAAACGTTAATAGAAAATTACAATAGTtttcgtttatttatttggttgctttattttgaataaataaagaaataatcaaataaaatttacttttttaaatttaaattgaatatgaactattttttattgcattttaacttCTCTGTTTTGTAAAGCATCCACTTTTTTATTCttatattaataaacacatattatGAACAGTAATGTAATGTTATTAACCAGTAAACACATCGGAAAATACAAGACTGAACAGCAAAGGGGCGCTTGAACGTGACGTCATTTGTCTGCGACAAAACTAGGTTGTCAGTTTTAAAAGTCACTTGCTTTTATTGTCCCAGTTTTCTTTATTTCGAAGACAAATGTGCGTGTATTTGTCTTGAATTATTGACTAAATTATATTAATCACCTTCATGCTTGACGTCGGTTCCGTACGACTCCAGTGTAAgtaggtttttgtttttaaatatttattcatgttcAAATATGACTGACAAAAAAACCCTGTCACAATCTTTGTTTGTCAGTTATAAGTAAATACTGTAtactttatatacacacacacatatatagtgtGATTTGAATATCTCTCAATAATAGTTAAGCATTTCTCGTTTTCGTCAGTTTTACTCACTTTTGTTGTCACTGAATGATTTATTGAACATATCGGAGTTTCTTCGGTTTACACAAGTCTGATAAGTCTTCACAATCATAACATAGGAAAAAAATAAGCACAAATATCTAAAGGACTCATTTACTCGCCATGGTGtacaaaatgaacaaatgtttttgaGCTTAtgctttcaaaacaaacaaacaaacaaaccaataaacactttccgtttatttatttttttctgagccAGCTGacttataattgtttttatttcagtccTAAACTGACAAAAGTTTTTAATCAATATCCCTAATAAAAGAGACTTCATCTCATAatcccatccatccgtccatctatattgtttatctgtctgtctatttatctgtctatctatcctgtATGTTTATCTATCTTGTATGTCTGTCTATATTTTATGTCTATGTAATATCTATCTTGACTATTTTGTATCTGTcttgttatctatctatctatctatctatctatctatctatctatctatctatctatctatctatctatctatctatctatctatctatctattctgtatgtctgtctgtctatctatattgTGTCTGTATTTATACCGTCTattttgtatgtctgtctgtttgtcaatCTATATTGTGTCTATCTATCTTGTCTATTTTGtatatgttcatctgtttgtctatctatctatctatctatctatctatctatctatctatctatctatctatctatctatctatctatctatctatctatctatctatctatctatctatccatccatctatccatttacctatctgtctatctatcctgaTTGTCTATTttgtatgtctatctatctatactgtCCTTTTTATGTCTATATTGTGTCTATCTATCTTGTCTAttttgtatctgtctgtctgtctgtctatctatctactttgtatgtctgtctatctatattaggggtgtccaagctcggtcctggagggccggtgtcctggagagtttagctccaaccctaattaaacacacctgaaccagctaatcaagctcttactagatatactagaaacttcctggcaggtgtgttgaagcaagttggagataaactctccaggacaccggccctctaggaccgagtttggacacccctgatctatcTCCTGTCTATTTTAgtatctgtctatccatttacctacctatctgtctgtctgtctatctataggATGTCTCTGGGTGTCCTGAGGTTTGTTTTGAGCCGCAGCGCTCTCCGACCAATCAGCCTTCTTAATTTACCACTGCCAAGAAAACCATCAACCCTCAGACCAGCATGCGGTTTCCAGATATTCTCGCCCTGGCCACGCACTTCCTTCTCCACAGACACTGATGGCGGGGATTCTGAAATTCAGACAGATTCCctgaagaagaagaataaaaagCTGGACCCGAGAGCACGGGTCACTATTAGCAGCGTGGGCAGGAAGATTGGCCAGCGCCACATACACTTAATAGGAGCGGATGGTGAGGATTTGGGTGTAAAGCACCGTGCGGATGTGATAAGACTGCTGGACCAGACAGACCTGAAGCTTGTGGCCGTAAATGACAGCTGTGATCCTCCAGTATACAAACTGATGAAAGGGAAGGAGATCCACGAAGAGCAGTTGAAACTTCGAGAGAAACAGAAAGACAAAAAAGGTGTGTTTCAGTCAGGAAATATACATAGTCaagtctgaaattattcatactcagagttaaagtacaaatgaaatcaaaaactAAACCATActgattttgctagctcacattgttagttttgcgatgaacaattcatttgtgtccttgtaatctaaaattgaaatctgaaaatgcacttcctgtttgttttcagttaaattctcagattatgtctgCCTGAGGTATTGCGAGTGGCTAagatacttaaccacgcccctccaacagTCAGttctgacaacaaacagaaatgctgaggaggaggagtctgttaggttgtaatatctctccccaaacccttttcccactctttctgaatgaaatacctactttacatcatccaatcagctcacagtataaaaatcaagccacacccactgttttctcatttaatattccatttctatAGGAACTGTCAagatacttaaaaaaatgttcgcacttccagttcatgcagacttaaAATTATTACTTCTACCGTAAATGACACTGGTTTCTTTTAAAAGATAAgatgatatttctgtttttatttacatctgaACAAACACTTTAAGTCAGAATCTGCCAggggtataaataatttaattcagaatcagaaagagctttattgccaggtatgtttacacatacgaggaatttgttttcatgacagagcttcaacagtgcaa
This Danio aesculapii chromosome 5, fDanAes4.1, whole genome shotgun sequence DNA region includes the following protein-coding sequences:
- the mtif3 gene encoding translation initiation factor IF-3, mitochondrial, whose protein sequence is MSLGVLRFVLSRSALRPISLLNLPLPRKPSTLRPACGFQIFSPWPRTSFSTDTDGGDSEIQTDSLKKKNKKLDPRARVTISSVGRKIGQRHIHLIGADGEDLGVKHRADVIRLLDQTDLKLVAVNDSCDPPVYKLMKGKEIHEEQLKLREKQKDKKGLVQSKELNFSSNISLHDLDNKLRQIVSWLEKNNHVKLTIRAGTNSETPLDKILTQMVEKISVPVAFVSNPSLIRGGRASMCIIRPASAKEQQKKTLKKKPESVEEVQSDAAGGVDETKDLKQQ